In Candidatus Bathyarchaeota archaeon, one DNA window encodes the following:
- a CDS encoding HD family hydrolase has protein sequence MALIDFLLNFGRLKRVPRTGWLLRGVSLGDVESVAEHTLRASILSIFIARLLNSKGADVDTLKVAEMAVLHDLAEAMILDMDQEVLKEIGYERKREMEHAAEGMLLEELPEDLKLKYRRLLDELHEGKSLEARIVKASDKLEMMIQALEYSSKYSKAILRAFRQDVNEVEDFSLDEVSELIIRIKSRLEDEA, from the coding sequence ATGGCTTTAATCGATTTCCTACTTAACTTTGGGAGGCTGAAGAGGGTGCCTAGGACCGGCTGGCTCCTCAGAGGAGTCTCGTTGGGAGACGTGGAGTCGGTGGCGGAGCACACCCTGCGGGCATCCATCCTCTCAATCTTCATAGCTCGCCTCCTAAACTCGAAAGGCGCCGATGTGGATACGCTGAAGGTGGCGGAGATGGCCGTCCTCCACGACTTAGCGGAGGCCATGATCCTCGACATGGACCAGGAGGTTCTCAAAGAGATAGGGTACGAGAGGAAAAGGGAGATGGAGCACGCGGCTGAGGGCATGCTCCTGGAGGAGTTACCTGAGGATCTAAAGCTCAAGTATAGGAGGCTCCTGGACGAACTCCATGAGGGGAAGAGCCTGGAAGCTAGAATAGTCAAAGCCTCGGATAAACTCGAGATGATGATACAAGCATTGGAGTACAGCAGTAAATACTCCAAGGCTATTCTCAGAGCATTCCGCCAGGACGTAAATGAGGTTGAGGACTTCTCACTGGATGAGGTGAGCGAATTAATAATACGGATTAAAAGTCGTCTGGAAGATGAGGCTTAG
- a CDS encoding TIGR03560 family F420-dependent LLM class oxidoreductase: MIKFGLQFSQTGKSYDEIRRLFLTSEELGYDSAWLMDHFYPTSSTDRESSFKEPVLECFTTLAALARETSSIRLGPLVACNSYRYPSLLAKMAATLDVISDGRMEFGLGAGWYKEEYLSYGIPFPKLSVRLSQMREALQIIKGMWTEEKTSFSGIHYKVSEAYNYPKPVQKPHPPIWIGGRNIEVLKVAAEHADYINIYFVTPREFRERVELLDGYLEALGRKCKVKYTWHGPFYIGRNDEEAKNIFRKRVKASMNPVMAKMSFEEYFERTVSGSAEDCLNKFQEFKDAGASYFVPSYRQGAQLLRVLYEDVVRPLKK; this comes from the coding sequence ATGATAAAGTTCGGCTTACAATTCTCGCAAACTGGAAAATCATACGATGAAATTAGGAGGCTATTCCTGACCAGTGAGGAGCTGGGATACGACTCGGCATGGCTTATGGATCATTTTTACCCCACATCCTCTACGGATAGGGAATCCTCATTCAAGGAGCCCGTACTGGAATGCTTCACTACGTTGGCGGCATTAGCTAGGGAGACGAGCTCCATAAGGCTGGGCCCGCTAGTCGCTTGCAATTCATACAGGTATCCATCGCTGCTGGCTAAGATGGCCGCTACACTAGACGTTATTAGCGATGGGAGGATGGAGTTCGGGTTAGGTGCAGGATGGTACAAGGAGGAATACTTGTCTTACGGAATACCGTTCCCAAAGCTTTCGGTGAGGCTTAGCCAGATGAGGGAGGCCCTCCAGATAATTAAAGGGATGTGGACCGAAGAGAAGACAAGCTTCTCAGGCATCCACTACAAGGTATCCGAAGCCTATAATTATCCTAAACCAGTCCAAAAGCCGCATCCTCCCATATGGATTGGCGGAAGAAATATAGAAGTACTAAAAGTAGCTGCTGAACATGCAGATTACATCAACATCTATTTCGTCACCCCTAGAGAGTTTAGGGAGAGAGTGGAGCTGCTTGATGGATACCTCGAGGCCTTGGGAAGAAAATGTAAAGTCAAGTATACTTGGCATGGGCCATTCTACATTGGAAGGAATGATGAGGAGGCTAAGAACATCTTCAGGAAGAGAGTTAAGGCTAGCATGAACCCGGTGATGGCGAAGATGTCGTTTGAAGAATACTTTGAGAGAACTGTGAGCGGCTCAGCAGAGGACTGCCTAAACAAGTTTCAGGAATTCAAGGATGCCGGTGCAAGCTATTTCGTACCAAGTTACAGGCAGGGAGCCCAGCTCTTAAGGGTCCTATACGAGGATGTCGTCAGACCGTTAAAGAAGTAA